A region of Paenibacillus sp. JNUCC-31 DNA encodes the following proteins:
- a CDS encoding cysteine desulfurase, whose protein sequence is MNPAIREQFPILHQEINGHPLVYLDNAATSQKPLAVIEAIKHYYEYENSNVHRGVHTLGSRATDAYEGAREKVAKFINARRTQEIIFTRGTTTALNLVASSYGRAVCKEGDEIVITQMEHHSNLIPWQQVAKETGATLKYIPLQPDGNIDLADVEKTITNHTKIVAIAYVSNVMGVVHPVKQIAEIAHRNGAVIVVDGAQSTPHMKVDVQDLDCDFYALSGHKMCGPTGIGALYGKKALLESMEPVEFGGEMIDEVGLYDSNWKELPWKFEGGTPIIAGAVGLGAAIDFLEQIGMDEIAHHESVLAAYATQRMAEIDGLTIYGPAKRHIGVVTFNLGDVHPHDVATVLDASGVAIRAGHHCCQPLMRWLEVSSTARASFYLYNNEQDVDRLVSALIQTKEYFGDAT, encoded by the coding sequence ATGAACCCGGCTATCCGCGAGCAGTTCCCGATCCTCCACCAGGAAATCAACGGACACCCGCTCGTATACCTAGATAACGCAGCGACTTCCCAGAAGCCGCTGGCTGTAATCGAAGCGATTAAACATTATTATGAATATGAGAACTCCAATGTGCATCGTGGTGTTCATACGCTCGGAAGCCGTGCAACGGATGCTTATGAAGGCGCACGTGAGAAGGTTGCCAAGTTTATCAACGCGCGGCGCACACAGGAGATTATTTTCACCCGTGGGACAACGACCGCTCTGAATTTGGTGGCTTCGTCCTACGGACGCGCAGTTTGCAAAGAAGGCGACGAAATTGTTATTACGCAGATGGAACACCATAGCAACTTGATTCCATGGCAGCAGGTTGCCAAGGAAACAGGTGCTACATTGAAATATATCCCGCTTCAGCCGGATGGAAACATTGATTTGGCTGACGTGGAAAAGACGATTACGAACCATACCAAAATTGTAGCAATCGCGTATGTATCCAATGTTATGGGTGTTGTTCATCCGGTAAAACAAATCGCTGAAATTGCACACCGCAATGGCGCTGTCATCGTTGTGGATGGCGCACAGAGCACACCGCATATGAAGGTGGATGTGCAGGATCTGGACTGTGATTTCTACGCATTATCCGGCCATAAGATGTGCGGACCAACCGGGATCGGTGCACTTTACGGCAAAAAGGCGCTGCTGGAGTCCATGGAGCCGGTTGAGTTCGGCGGTGAAATGATTGATGAGGTTGGTCTCTACGATTCCAATTGGAAAGAGCTTCCCTGGAAGTTCGAAGGTGGAACCCCGATTATCGCAGGAGCGGTTGGATTGGGTGCTGCTATCGATTTCCTGGAGCAGATTGGCATGGATGAGATCGCTCATCATGAAAGTGTGCTGGCAGCTTATGCAACGCAGCGTATGGCCGAGATTGACGGACTGACCATTTATGGACCAGCCAAGCGTCATATCGGAGTGGTTACATTTAACCTCGGTGATGTACACCCGCATGATGTGGCAACCGTGCTGGATGCGAGTGGCGTAGCCATTCGTGCCGGACACCATTGCTGTCAACCGCTGATGCGCTGGCTGGAAGTCAGTTCAACAGCTCGTGCCAGTTTCTATCTATATAATAACGAACAAGACGTGGACCGGCTTGTCAGCGCCTTAATCCAGACAAAGGAGTATTTTGGCGATGCAACTTGA
- a CDS encoding M23 family metallopeptidase has product MSLNPFEGYRITSSFGYRIHPISGGQTFHRGVDLVTEPWNGPVHAFMDGTVRFAAEGATGSGFGGYGLTVAVQDYRGYLHCYAHLSRIAVQVGQQVRQGQLLGNQGSTGESTGPHVHYEVRISSTPSYGYTASENGVVDPGNYLQKEYNSADGETKEMLMTADEKKRFTAMEKTLEVQSAWIQQQKKTSNMACPPWAEEAYHYYQSFMMNDTGSYDFWRILVIMYRKEKGIEVSPQSES; this is encoded by the coding sequence ATGAGCTTAAATCCATTTGAAGGCTACCGCATTACCAGTTCATTCGGCTATCGTATTCATCCTATTTCTGGCGGGCAGACGTTCCATCGCGGCGTTGATCTGGTCACAGAGCCATGGAATGGCCCTGTACATGCTTTTATGGACGGAACTGTACGTTTTGCTGCGGAAGGTGCTACGGGCTCAGGATTCGGCGGTTATGGGCTTACCGTTGCAGTACAGGATTACAGGGGCTACTTGCATTGTTATGCTCACCTTTCCCGAATTGCAGTGCAAGTTGGACAGCAGGTGAGGCAAGGGCAGCTCCTTGGCAACCAGGGCAGCACAGGCGAAAGTACCGGTCCGCATGTGCATTATGAGGTACGCATATCCAGCACCCCTTCGTATGGATATACGGCGAGTGAGAACGGCGTTGTTGATCCAGGAAACTATTTGCAAAAAGAATATAATTCAGCTGATGGAGAAACGAAGGAGATGCTTATGACAGCGGACGAGAAGAAGCGCTTTACCGCGATGGAAAAGACACTGGAAGTCCAATCAGCATGGATTCAGCAGCAGAAAAAGACTTCCAATATGGCTTGCCCGCCTTGGGCAGAGGAAGCATACCATTACTACCAGTCGTTTATGATGAACGATACAGGTAGTTATGATTTTTGGAGAATACTTGTCATTATGTACCGCAAGGAAAAGGGAATTGAGGTCTCACCCCAATCGGAAAGCTAA
- a CDS encoding YjcZ family sporulation protein: MSEVGYGCGGNVGGVGGYNMFTSTGAILVLFILLVIITKAFCV, encoded by the coding sequence ATGAGCGAAGTAGGATATGGCTGTGGGGGCAACGTAGGCGGTGTAGGTGGATACAATATGTTCACAAGCACTGGCGCGATCTTGGTACTGTTCATTCTGTTGGTTATCATCACGAAAGCATTCTGCGTGTAA
- a CDS encoding bifunctional metallophosphatase/5'-nucleotidase gives MSTMKTQTLTILHTNDIHSHFGTMSSIAAMIGQERGQAEDVLVLDIGDHMDRMAVETEGTLGAANVDVLNLTGYDAVTIGNNEGLTFTSEQLSQSYAGLLCPVVCGNVVEQATGLPPVWMKSSVIVEKGAFRIGLLGATAPFAAFYELLGWNVLDPVETLREQVEALRPQVDVLVVLSHLGLSTDQRMAEQIPGIDVILGGHTHHVLEEPLVIGQTVLGAAGKFGQWLGKVVLERDYRTNELRLVSSGCVPVQNMMLEEQVSLAIATHRTEAVRSLGQTAVITDRTLTIDYDRESPFASLLAQAVRQFTGAQVSLVNAGQLLGNLPEGDITKGMLHSLCPSPINACTICLNGSQIREALEQSLLPEFSRKPIIGFGFRGEILGTLCMDGMEVEYRPHLPAYEKIGAIYIGGKRVHDEDEYVVGTLDMFTFNVGYPSLALGTGTSYRLPEFIRDLLEIELKRPGALDDSLRSRWHAK, from the coding sequence ATGAGTACCATGAAGACACAAACGTTAACAATTCTGCATACGAATGACATCCATAGTCATTTTGGCACCATGAGCTCCATCGCCGCCATGATCGGACAGGAGAGGGGACAGGCCGAGGATGTTCTGGTACTCGATATCGGGGACCATATGGACCGGATGGCGGTTGAGACGGAGGGGACTCTAGGGGCGGCCAATGTAGATGTGCTCAATCTGACCGGATATGATGCCGTAACGATTGGCAACAACGAAGGACTGACCTTCACATCAGAGCAGCTGTCGCAATCTTATGCGGGTCTGCTGTGTCCAGTGGTATGTGGAAATGTTGTAGAGCAGGCGACGGGCCTGCCACCTGTCTGGATGAAATCATCTGTTATTGTGGAAAAGGGTGCATTTCGTATCGGTTTGCTTGGAGCCACAGCGCCCTTTGCGGCTTTTTATGAGTTGCTGGGATGGAATGTATTGGATCCAGTGGAGACATTGCGTGAGCAAGTGGAAGCCTTGCGCCCTCAAGTGGATGTACTGGTTGTTTTATCACATTTGGGGCTTTCAACCGATCAAAGAATGGCTGAACAGATCCCTGGCATAGATGTCATCCTGGGCGGACACACACATCATGTTCTGGAAGAACCATTGGTTATTGGGCAAACAGTCCTTGGAGCAGCAGGCAAGTTTGGCCAGTGGCTCGGTAAAGTGGTATTGGAGCGGGATTATAGAACAAATGAACTCCGACTGGTGAGCAGTGGCTGTGTTCCTGTTCAGAACATGATGCTTGAAGAACAGGTTTCACTGGCTATAGCCACACATCGAACCGAAGCCGTACGTTCACTTGGTCAGACAGCTGTTATTACGGACAGAACCCTAACCATAGATTACGATCGAGAATCTCCGTTTGCTTCATTGCTTGCCCAAGCGGTTCGCCAGTTTACGGGCGCACAGGTGTCGCTTGTTAATGCCGGGCAACTTCTTGGAAATCTACCCGAGGGAGATATTACAAAAGGAATGTTACATTCCCTATGTCCATCTCCAATTAATGCCTGTACAATATGTTTGAATGGAAGTCAAATTCGTGAAGCACTGGAACAGTCCCTGTTGCCAGAGTTTTCACGTAAACCCATTATCGGATTTGGATTTCGCGGAGAGATTCTTGGAACATTATGCATGGATGGGATGGAGGTTGAATATCGTCCGCATTTGCCTGCGTATGAGAAGATTGGTGCTATATATATAGGTGGCAAACGGGTTCATGATGAAGATGAATACGTTGTGGGGACTCTCGACATGTTTACGTTTAACGTGGGTTATCCTTCACTTGCACTTGGAACCGGCACTTCTTATCGTCTACCGGAATTCATACGTGATCTGCTTGAAATAGAACTGAAAAGACCAGGGGCGCTGGATGATAGTCTGCGATCCCGCTGGCATGCAAAATAA
- the sufC gene encoding Fe-S cluster assembly ATPase SufC has translation MATNFVIEGLKATIEGKEILKGINLEMKGGEIHAIMGPNGTGKSTLASALMGHPKYEVTEGTITLDGEDVLDMAVDERARAGLFLAMQYPSEIAGVTNSDFLRSAINARRGEGNEISLIKFIRQMEGKMKELDMNPEFAHRYLNEGFSGGEKKRNEILQMMLLDPKIVVLDEIDSGLDIDALKIVANGVNAMKSEDRGFLIITHYQRLLNYITPDYVHVMMQGRIVKSGGPELAHRLEAEGYDWVKEELGITDETVGQEA, from the coding sequence ATGGCTACGAATTTCGTCATTGAAGGTCTGAAAGCGACGATCGAAGGTAAGGAAATCCTGAAAGGCATTAACCTGGAAATGAAAGGTGGAGAAATCCACGCAATCATGGGTCCGAACGGAACTGGTAAATCAACACTGGCTTCTGCACTGATGGGGCACCCTAAATATGAAGTAACAGAAGGTACGATTACACTTGACGGTGAAGATGTACTGGATATGGCTGTCGACGAGCGTGCTCGTGCAGGTCTGTTCCTGGCTATGCAATACCCGAGTGAAATTGCTGGCGTAACGAATTCCGACTTCCTGCGTAGTGCAATCAACGCACGTCGTGGTGAAGGCAACGAGATCTCCCTGATCAAGTTCATTCGCCAAATGGAAGGTAAAATGAAAGAACTGGACATGAATCCTGAATTTGCTCACCGTTACCTGAATGAAGGTTTCTCCGGTGGTGAGAAAAAACGGAACGAGATTCTGCAAATGATGCTGCTGGATCCAAAAATTGTAGTACTCGATGAAATCGACTCCGGTCTGGATATCGATGCACTGAAAATCGTCGCCAACGGTGTAAACGCAATGAAGAGCGAAGATCGCGGATTCCTCATCATCACTCACTACCAACGCCTGTTGAACTATATTACTCCTGACTATGTACACGTAATGATGCAAGGCCGTATTGTGAAGTCTGGCGGACCTGAGTTGGCTCACCGTCTGGAAGCTGAAGGATATGACTGGGTTAAGGAAGAGCTGGGAATCACAGACGAAACTGTAGGCCAAGAAGCGTAA
- the sufB gene encoding Fe-S cluster assembly protein SufB encodes MAKKAPEMEEYKYGFRDEHKSIFQTGKGLTAEVVTEISKIKNEPEWMLEFRLKSLKQFEKMPMPKWGGDLDGLDFNDIQYYVRPSEKQGKTWEEVPSEIKETFDKLGIPEAEQKFLAGVSAQYESEVVYHNMQKELEDQGVIFMDTDTALREHPEILREYFATVIPPADNKFAALNSAVWSGGSFIYVPKGVKCEVPLQAYFRINSENMGQFERTLIIADEDSFVHYVEGCTAPIYSTNSLHSAVVEIICKKNARVRYTTIQNWAPNIYNLVTKRAVAEENATMEWVDGNIGSKLTMKYPAVVLKGRGAKGSVLSIAVAGKNQHQDAGAKMIHLAPDTTSTIVSKSISKHGGKVTYRGLASFGRQAEGAKSNIKCDTLILDNESTSDTIPYNEIMNDNIMLEHEATVSKVSEDQLFYLMSRGLTDAEATQMIIMGFIEPFTKELPMEYAVEMNRLIKFEMEGSIG; translated from the coding sequence ATGGCTAAAAAAGCACCAGAAATGGAAGAGTATAAATATGGTTTTCGCGACGAACACAAATCCATCTTTCAAACCGGTAAAGGTCTGACTGCAGAAGTCGTTACGGAGATTTCCAAAATCAAGAACGAACCGGAATGGATGTTGGAATTCCGTTTGAAATCCCTGAAGCAATTCGAAAAGATGCCGATGCCAAAATGGGGCGGAGATCTTGACGGATTGGATTTCAACGATATTCAGTACTATGTTCGTCCTTCTGAAAAACAAGGGAAGACATGGGAAGAGGTACCTTCTGAAATCAAGGAAACTTTTGATAAACTGGGTATCCCTGAAGCGGAGCAAAAATTCCTCGCAGGTGTATCGGCTCAGTATGAGTCCGAGGTTGTATACCACAACATGCAAAAAGAATTGGAAGATCAGGGCGTAATCTTCATGGATACGGATACTGCACTTAGAGAGCATCCGGAAATCCTGCGTGAATATTTCGCAACCGTTATTCCACCAGCAGATAACAAATTCGCTGCATTGAATAGTGCCGTTTGGTCCGGAGGAAGCTTCATCTACGTACCTAAAGGTGTAAAATGTGAAGTGCCTCTGCAAGCTTATTTCCGGATTAACTCCGAAAATATGGGGCAATTCGAGCGTACACTCATCATTGCGGACGAAGACAGTTTCGTTCACTATGTAGAGGGCTGTACAGCTCCAATCTACAGCACGAACTCACTGCACAGTGCGGTCGTTGAGATCATCTGTAAGAAAAATGCTCGTGTTCGTTACACGACAATCCAAAACTGGGCGCCAAACATTTACAACCTGGTTACTAAACGTGCGGTTGCTGAAGAAAATGCAACGATGGAATGGGTCGATGGCAACATCGGTTCCAAACTGACGATGAAATATCCAGCAGTTGTACTGAAAGGTCGCGGAGCTAAAGGTTCGGTACTGTCCATCGCTGTAGCTGGTAAAAATCAGCATCAGGATGCAGGTGCGAAAATGATTCACTTGGCTCCAGATACAACATCAACAATTGTATCCAAGTCGATCAGTAAACATGGTGGTAAAGTAACCTACCGTGGTCTGGCTTCCTTTGGTCGCCAAGCGGAGGGCGCGAAATCCAATATCAAATGTGATACGCTCATTCTGGATAATGAGTCCACATCCGATACGATTCCTTACAATGAAATCATGAATGATAACATCATGCTGGAGCATGAAGCTACCGTATCCAAAGTGTCCGAGGATCAACTCTTCTACCTGATGAGCCGCGGTCTGACCGATGCAGAAGCAACACAGATGATCATCATGGGCTTCATTGAACCGTTCACGAAAGAACTGCCGATGGAATATGCGGTAGAGATGAACAGATTGATCAAATTCGAGATGGAGGGCTCCATCGGTTAA
- the sufU gene encoding Fe-S cluster assembly sulfur transfer protein SufU, whose product MQLDDLYRRVIMDHYKNPRNRGTFDNEAVTVNLNNPTCGDRISLQLLLKDGIVQEAKYTGEGCSISMSSASMMTEAVKGKTMDQALDMANRFSSLMKGEEVDFDDYEDLEALSGVNKFPARIKCATLAWNALRKGIDEEDKVQ is encoded by the coding sequence ATGCAACTTGATGATCTGTACCGGCGTGTCATAATGGACCACTACAAAAATCCGCGCAACCGCGGAACGTTTGATAATGAAGCTGTCACGGTGAATTTGAATAATCCAACGTGCGGCGACCGGATTTCACTGCAACTTTTGCTGAAGGACGGAATCGTTCAGGAAGCCAAGTATACGGGTGAAGGTTGTTCCATCAGCATGTCCTCGGCATCGATGATGACTGAGGCAGTCAAAGGCAAAACGATGGATCAGGCACTCGATATGGCTAACCGTTTTTCCTCACTGATGAAAGGGGAAGAAGTCGATTTCGACGATTATGAAGATCTCGAAGCCCTATCCGGTGTGAACAAGTTCCCTGCCCGCATTAAATGTGCCACATTGGCCTGGAATGCATTACGCAAAGGAATTGACGAAGAGGACAAAGTACAATAA
- a CDS encoding molybdenum cofactor biosynthesis protein, with protein MKLTIQLFAGIAERLGTSLLEYEYPGTDPTPAQLKENLSVAHPEAAALIRVSFLAVNQQYAPADIIIKAQDEIALIPPVSGGDGTDSTDHEHESSYPEHRTDDGLFLITQSPLSVEATTALVITANHGAALTFVGTTREMTGEQRTVYLEYEAYVPMALSQMATIGSEISERWPGVRCAISHRIGKVDVAEISVVIAVSSPHRNDCYDASRYAIERLKQTVPIWKKEIWEDGSEWKGHQLGPWNPMDN; from the coding sequence ATGAAATTGACCATTCAACTATTTGCAGGAATTGCTGAACGACTGGGCACATCCCTGCTTGAATATGAGTACCCGGGGACTGATCCGACACCAGCACAGTTAAAAGAAAATCTGAGTGTCGCTCATCCTGAAGCGGCTGCTTTAATACGTGTTTCCTTTTTGGCAGTAAATCAGCAGTATGCTCCTGCCGATATTATTATCAAGGCCCAGGACGAAATTGCCTTAATTCCTCCTGTGTCTGGAGGAGATGGCACTGATTCGACTGATCATGAACATGAGTCTTCTTATCCTGAGCACCGAACCGATGACGGATTATTTCTTATCACCCAGTCCCCGTTGTCCGTTGAAGCAACCACCGCGCTCGTCATCACTGCAAACCATGGAGCGGCCCTTACGTTTGTAGGCACTACCCGTGAAATGACCGGGGAACAACGGACCGTCTATCTGGAATACGAGGCCTACGTTCCTATGGCGCTTTCACAGATGGCGACGATTGGCAGTGAGATCTCCGAACGCTGGCCAGGCGTGCGTTGTGCGATCAGCCATCGAATTGGCAAGGTGGACGTGGCAGAGATCAGCGTCGTGATCGCGGTATCTTCACCTCATCGCAATGACTGTTATGATGCAAGCCGCTATGCAATTGAACGACTCAAACAGACTGTCCCCATCTGGAAAAAAGAAATATGGGAAGATGGCTCCGAATGGAAAGGTCATCAGCTAGGACCCTGGAACCCCATGGACAACTAA
- a CDS encoding IS4 family transposase: MNSYAISLKDKLTSLIREMSLAPAPYVRNAENDFTRKKKLPFETVMHLLISMGGNSLYKELLESQGYDVNTATTSAFVQQRNKILPSAVEFLFHQFTQSYTDIKDYRGYRLLAVDGSDLHIATDSSDTDTYFQNAPGTKGYNLLHLNAAYDLCNRLYVDAVVQPRRLCNEGRALATMVDRSPIQGKTIVIADRGYESYNNFAHLERKGWSYVIRVKDLNSKGILSGLHLPSGGEFDTNVHLTLTKKQTKEIKAQPEKYKFVPSTSTFDFLDLQENLYYPIFFRVVRFVLPTGDYETVITNLSADDFPPDALKSIYHLRWGIETSFRALKYTVGLTNFHAKKQESIVQEIFARMILYNFAEMVTSHVIISQMDKQHLYQVNFTVAVHVCRYFLRSRDEEPPPDVEALIRKNILPIRPHRPGQENKRKIRWKSVVSFVYRVA; this comes from the coding sequence ATGAATTCGTACGCAATTTCGCTAAAAGACAAGTTGACATCCCTCATACGAGAAATGTCTCTCGCGCCCGCACCTTATGTTAGAAACGCGGAAAACGATTTTACCCGAAAGAAAAAGTTGCCTTTTGAAACGGTAATGCATCTTCTCATCTCTATGGGAGGCAACAGCCTGTACAAGGAGCTTCTGGAATCCCAAGGCTATGATGTGAACACCGCAACCACTTCTGCTTTTGTCCAGCAGCGGAATAAAATTCTGCCGTCTGCTGTGGAGTTCTTGTTTCACCAATTTACGCAATCCTACACGGATATCAAGGACTACCGCGGGTATCGGTTACTTGCCGTTGACGGTTCGGATTTGCATATCGCTACGGACTCGTCAGACACGGATACCTACTTTCAAAATGCGCCTGGGACGAAAGGCTACAACCTGTTGCACTTGAACGCTGCCTATGACTTATGCAACCGACTATATGTAGATGCGGTCGTCCAGCCGCGAAGATTGTGCAACGAGGGAAGGGCGCTCGCCACGATGGTGGATCGTTCTCCCATTCAGGGAAAAACCATTGTCATTGCTGACCGGGGCTATGAAAGCTACAACAATTTCGCACATTTGGAACGCAAGGGGTGGAGCTATGTCATTCGGGTAAAGGATCTGAATTCAAAGGGGATTCTTTCAGGCTTACACTTGCCTTCTGGGGGAGAATTTGATACGAACGTGCATCTGACACTTACCAAAAAGCAAACCAAAGAGATTAAGGCTCAGCCTGAGAAGTATAAGTTCGTCCCATCCACCTCTACCTTTGATTTTTTGGATCTGCAGGAGAATCTGTATTACCCGATTTTCTTTCGGGTTGTTCGTTTTGTACTGCCAACGGGCGATTATGAAACCGTCATTACAAATCTTTCAGCCGATGATTTTCCGCCGGATGCACTGAAATCTATTTATCACCTGCGCTGGGGCATTGAAACTTCTTTCAGGGCACTAAAATACACTGTGGGTCTGACCAATTTTCACGCCAAAAAGCAAGAGTCCATCGTCCAAGAGATATTCGCAAGAATGATCCTGTACAATTTTGCTGAAATGGTGACCTCGCACGTCATCATTTCGCAAATGGATAAACAGCACCTATACCAAGTAAACTTTACGGTTGCTGTTCATGTGTGTAGGTACTTTCTGCGCTCAAGGGACGAAGAACCCCCGCCTGATGTTGAAGCACTGATTCGCAAGAACATATTGCCCATTCGACCCCATCGACCAGGACAGGAGAATAAGCGAAAAATCCGCTGGAAATCAGTCGTTAGCTTCGTATACAGAGTAGCATAA
- the sufD gene encoding Fe-S cluster assembly protein SufD gives MTTQTILPVESEALRALSESNNEPGWLTEQRLEALKLASGLALPKLEKQKIERWNVSEYGTYKTNEAIASLEEVPASIKDLVQDQAEGSLVIQRNSGTVYSKLSADLAAKGVIFTDLATAVREHSDLVKPYLNTAVKADEHSLAALHAALWNGGVFLYVPKNVEIEVPLQAVLLTDDATATFAPHVLVVAESNSSVTYVDNYVSGELSSPVFHNGVVEVFVKAGAKVRFASVHQLSTNVTDVSFRRAVVENDGSIEWIVGEMNYGDTASNTMTVLKGNGSSSDSKVIAVGSGSQKLNYTTEARHFGKNTPSQMITRAVMREEASAIINGITKIEKGATKADGQQTEKVLMLSPKARGDANPILLIDEDDVTAGHAASVGQVNVEQIHYLMSRGINRTDAERLIIYGFLAPVVADIPLEALRTQLQSLIERKLGQ, from the coding sequence ATGACAACACAAACAATTCTTCCGGTTGAATCTGAAGCGCTTCGCGCCTTGTCGGAAAGCAACAATGAACCCGGCTGGTTGACCGAGCAGCGGCTCGAAGCCCTAAAGCTTGCAAGTGGGCTTGCGCTTCCAAAACTGGAAAAACAAAAAATCGAACGCTGGAATGTCAGCGAGTACGGCACATACAAAACTAACGAAGCCATTGCTTCCCTTGAGGAAGTACCAGCTTCCATAAAAGATCTGGTTCAAGACCAAGCCGAAGGCAGTCTGGTTATCCAGCGTAATTCCGGTACAGTATATTCCAAGTTGTCTGCAGATCTTGCAGCAAAAGGAGTTATCTTCACGGATTTGGCTACAGCCGTTCGCGAACATAGCGATTTGGTGAAACCATATCTGAATACGGCTGTAAAAGCAGATGAGCATTCTCTTGCAGCTCTGCATGCAGCCCTATGGAACGGCGGGGTATTCCTCTATGTTCCGAAAAACGTAGAGATTGAAGTTCCGCTGCAAGCGGTACTGCTCACAGATGATGCTACTGCAACATTTGCACCGCACGTGCTTGTAGTTGCTGAGTCCAACAGTTCCGTTACTTATGTGGATAACTATGTATCTGGCGAACTGTCTTCACCTGTGTTCCATAACGGTGTTGTGGAAGTATTCGTAAAAGCTGGTGCCAAAGTCCGTTTCGCTTCAGTTCACCAATTGAGCACAAATGTTACTGACGTTTCTTTCCGCCGTGCAGTGGTGGAGAACGACGGTTCGATCGAGTGGATCGTTGGTGAGATGAACTATGGTGATACTGCAAGCAACACGATGACGGTTCTTAAAGGGAACGGCTCAAGCTCCGATTCCAAAGTGATCGCAGTAGGTTCCGGTTCCCAAAAACTGAACTACACAACAGAAGCTCGTCACTTTGGTAAAAACACGCCAAGTCAGATGATTACACGTGCAGTTATGCGTGAAGAGGCTTCTGCAATCATTAACGGAATCACGAAGATTGAGAAAGGTGCTACCAAAGCGGATGGACAGCAAACAGAGAAAGTACTGATGCTGAGCCCGAAAGCACGTGGAGACGCCAACCCAATCCTTCTCATTGATGAAGATGATGTAACAGCAGGTCACGCGGCTTCTGTAGGTCAAGTCAATGTGGAGCAAATTCATTACTTGATGTCGCGCGGGATTAACCGTACGGATGCGGAACGCCTGATCATTTACGGCTTCCTGGCTCCGGTGGTGGCGGATATTCCTCTGGAAGCACTGCGTACCCAATTGCAGTCTCTCATCGAACGGAAACTGGGACAATGA
- a CDS encoding HD-GYP domain-containing protein has protein sequence MRVHVTDLKPGDLLKNDVYNRSGLHMLMKGSTLSDDDISKLLQHGIDYADVEHTTTDLHSDAQTLPSDQTRLLTTLFNDTIKGTESLFQQAIEKGFIDETQVDEILITLTEQLEKQKDVVSLLLMLDGDNDYTYNHSLQVGMLAFYIAGWMGYNPEECLNVAKAGYLHDIGKSKIPHEILHKPGKLTPEEFEEMKKHTFYGYDIIKESTQNELLATVALQHHEREDGSGYPHGLKGDEIHPYARITAVADVYSAMTTNRVYQTKQELISVLCELYSLSFGQLNGEATQELIKHMLPNFIGKRILLTTGETGLIVMNNPADYFRPLVQTSTAFIDLAKERDIAIVEIYVQ, from the coding sequence GTGAGAGTGCATGTTACTGATCTTAAACCTGGCGACCTGTTAAAAAATGATGTGTACAACCGTTCGGGTCTCCACATGCTGATGAAAGGTTCCACGCTCAGCGACGATGATATTTCCAAGCTGCTGCAGCACGGGATTGATTACGCAGATGTAGAGCATACAACAACCGACCTACACTCTGATGCACAAACCTTACCTTCCGATCAAACCCGTTTGTTAACGACCTTGTTTAACGATACGATCAAAGGTACCGAATCTCTGTTTCAACAAGCGATTGAGAAAGGTTTTATTGATGAGACTCAGGTCGATGAGATTTTGATAACCCTAACGGAACAGCTTGAAAAACAAAAGGATGTTGTCTCCTTGCTGCTAATGCTTGACGGGGACAATGATTATACCTACAACCATTCCCTACAGGTCGGCATGCTCGCTTTTTATATTGCTGGTTGGATGGGCTACAATCCTGAAGAGTGTCTCAATGTGGCGAAAGCAGGATATCTTCATGATATTGGCAAGTCCAAGATTCCTCATGAAATATTACATAAACCGGGTAAATTGACCCCGGAAGAGTTCGAAGAGATGAAGAAACATACATTCTACGGGTACGATATTATTAAGGAATCCACTCAGAATGAACTTCTTGCCACAGTCGCGCTCCAGCATCATGAGCGAGAAGATGGAAGCGGTTATCCTCATGGACTCAAAGGAGACGAGATTCATCCCTATGCCCGCATAACAGCCGTAGCAGACGTTTACAGTGCCATGACAACCAACCGGGTATATCAGACCAAACAGGAGCTAATCTCCGTTCTGTGTGAGTTGTACAGCCTCAGCTTCGGTCAACTGAACGGTGAAGCTACTCAGGAACTCATCAAACATATGCTGCCCAATTTTATCGGCAAACGGATTCTGCTTACTACTGGCGAAACCGGCCTGATTGTGATGAACAATCCTGCGGATTACTTCCGACCACTCGTACAGACTTCTACAGCCTTTATTGATCTAGCGAAGGAAAGAGACATCGCTATCGTTGAAATTTATGTACAGTAG